From the Papaver somniferum cultivar HN1 chromosome 2, ASM357369v1, whole genome shotgun sequence genome, the window GATGTTTTTTATGGATGATCTCTTTCTGTTTTTTTCAAGTCATTTTAGCTTGATAGGATTAATGAGAGGTAAACATGTCTTAATAGATTACGTATTAGTTTGGAACTAGATGGATGTGTAGTTGTCATAAGTGTTATACCTCTTGCTACAAAGAAAGGCCAGATCAATTCCATCCAACTTACCATCGGAGTAGTAGATTTATGTGTTTCCTAGGAATTACATTTTGTCAATGATGATACCTCAGTCTGGAGACCGATTCAGTTTACATGAACGGTCATAATGACCATAAAATTCCTTGAAATTCTATTTCATGGATAAGCCAAGTGCTCGTGTCTTGGTCATCACTTTTAAGTAATTCATCTGCTTAATTTACAGAGCTGCTTCTGACATTGAAACATCCTGACATATTGAGTTTTCCTTTCCAGGCATCACGTGGAGGTCAGTCAGTAACGCGTGTTGGGTCAAGTCTAGTAATGTTTGGTGGTGAAGACGCAAAGAGAACTCTGCTTAATGATCTACATATTCTTGACCTTGAAAGCCTGACTTGGGATGATGTTGATGCCGTGTAAGAGACTTGGTGGAACTTCTAATGCAGTAAATTTATTACTTGGTCACGTTTTACTTTTTATTAGTTGGCTCAATTATGATAGTGAAAATTCGTAGAATGTGTAGTTGCATCTGTGACAATCTAATACAGAATACGTCATGACAATCTAATACAGAATACGTCATGTATCTTTATGAGGTCTCATCTTTATTCTATTAGGTTTAGTTGACACATTATGCAGAAAACAACTCTTTGGCCTAAACTGATCCCTTGTTCACAAATTATTCATTCTACATAAACATACCTAAGGTGGAGAAGGAGTAGATGTCATCAGAAGACCTGTAACCTACTTCAACTGAGATTAGTACAGTGCCATTTTATCTCGAGAGCACAAACATCTGcttttttgaatcttttatcTTTGCTGATTTGTGGATCTCATTTTACTTTATAATGCTGTAGGGGGCTGCCTCCTTCTCCGAGGTCTGACCATGTTGCTGCAGTACATGCAGAACGCTACCTGCTTATCTTCGGTGGAGGGTCACATGCTACGTGCTTCAGCGACTTGCATGTACTTGACATGCAGACTGTAAGTGAGAtcgttttctttttctcttatttaactttttgtttgCAGATGCTTGTCTAGACGTATTAAAAGAGGGAATATTGATTTATTTCAATGGTATGGTTGTTGCAGATGGAATGGTCAAAACCAACACAGAAGGGTGAACTTCCAACTGCACGAGCGGGTCATGCTGGTGTGACTGTGGGAGAAAACTGGTTTATCGTTGGTGGAGGTGATAATAAAAGTGGTATGTAATGCTCCACCAACTGGTTTATCGCTGGTGGAGGAGAAAACTTCTTGCTGTATTTTGTGTAGCATATTCTATTAGTTCATCATATTGTGTTTCAAAAATTCAGGCTTCGGTATTTCATTTTAGGTGTCTCGGAAACTATTGTGCTCAACATGTCGACACTTGTTTGGTCAGTTTTGACCACTGTCCAAGGACGAGTTCCTATGGCAAGCGAGGTAATTTCATTTCCAGAATTATTGCTCATGAAATTTTTCCAACATTGTAGACTGTTTTTTTCGAACTCATAACATTTAAGGACCTAATGTTAGTTTGCCATGTAAAGAATGTTCTGTTTAGCATTGTGAAAAGCTGTCGGGTAATTATCTTATAACATCACAGTAGTTGTAGTCGCTTGCAACTGGCCAAAAAATTCACAGCAAATTTCTTCTAACACAGGGGTTGAGCATGGTTCTGAGCTCCTGCAATGGTGAAGATGTTCTTGTGTCTTTTGGAGGATACAATGGGCGTTACAGCAATGAGGTTGAAGAGAATTACAATTTACTTTCTTCTTAGTgttataattttaatttttttttaaacatatCTTCTAACCTAAATCTTTCATTTTTTTAGACAGAAAACTTCTAACGTAAGTTTGTACTCTTAATTCATTATCTTGTGTTAGGTTAATGTTCTTAAACCTAGTCGTAAATCAGCAACGCAATCAAAGATCGCAGAAGAGAATCCTATGCCTGAAAGTGTTGCTACCCAACAGAATGGGACAAGTGTTATGAGGGGTTCGGAGTACGACCATGAAGCAGGCTCAGAAGGAAAAGTAAGGGAAATCGCCATGGACAATGCTGACATGGAGGTAACATATGTAGCATAGTATTTTTCATTTTGTTAGTTCCTGCAACAAACTCCAACATTGTACATGATAGCTCATGATAACATGTCCATATGTTTTTCGGATTTTAGAGAATGAACATGATTCCTTTTATACAGCACGCCGGAAGCAAGGAAACTAGTGAGCATTATATTGCAGCACTTAAGTCGGAGAAAGAAGAACTTGAAGCAGAAATTGCTAAAGAGAAATTGCAATCCCTTCAACTTAAGCAAGAGTTGGTTGAAGCTGAGACAAGAAACACAGACATTACCAAGGCAAGCATATCTGTTTTCTTGCTGATGGCTGAATTCGTGTATTCGTTGCTTTTATGTTTCATTTAACATAAAAAGCTTTCAACATACTGTCTTGATTTTCAAGTGTATGTGGACTCTGTAGGAACTTCAATCTGTCCGTGGCCAGTTGGCTTCTGAGCAATCTAGGTGTTTTAAGCTGGAGGTATGTGTAACAATCAATTTTGTAAACTGCTTTGTCTGTCCAGCATTAATTTAAAGTCTTGTTTGTGAGCAAATTAGAATCTCTAAAAGGATGAGGCATGGGGACTTCTCTATCCATTTTATTTTCAGACGggcatgaaattttttatcgagCATGCCATTTAAAAACCTTGTCTTATTTTGTCCCAAAACCAAAAAACAGGTTGACGTTGCGGAGCTACGACAGAAGCTCCAAACTATGGAAACCTTGCAAAAGGAACTTGAATTGCTCCAACGCCAGAAAGCTGCATCTGAACAAGCTGCCTTAAATGCTAAACAAAGGCAAAGCTCTGGTGGTGTCTGGGGTTGGCTTGCAGGATCTCCTCAAGATCAAAAAGCTGATGATTCCTAGATCAACATTCtttttatactatatattatactGTGATTTTATTCAACAAAGAAGAATTTCCGGCCCAGGCTAGGATAAATACGGATTGCGAGATTTAAACTTGACTAAAGAAAGTGGAGTTATTGTTGGAAGTGAGGTGCTAGAATAATGTCCAGAGCTGCAAAATTCCACAGGTGGATGCAAAAGATCAGCCTATCTTATATTATAGACTGCAGAGCGTAGTTGTTATtgttccatttcttcttcttctctctttcattGTATTTTGAATGACAGATAACAGTTAGCTTTGCTGGTGTGGTCATCATGTTATGCCCAGTATGGAAACATAGCCATGGTGTTAAAACtgatgtaattttttcttccaataTTGTTATATACTTAAATATAATATATACAGAGTTCAAATCAAAACATTGGCAAATTTGTCTGTGGTGTCGGCCCGAAGATATTCCAGAACATTATCAAATCATCTAGAAGGACCTAATGGTTACAAGGAAGAGCTTAAAAGTCACGATAATCCTTCACTGGATCTGGTGTCCTTGAGAAGAATCTGCATACTCATTACTGACACAGGCAGGGATGAGCATTTAAGAAATATCTTCACGTTCTGAGTAGAAGATAATGGGGATGATGACTATCCTTGTGAATGATTCCAATTTCCAAAAGTCTGATTAAGGAAAACAATAAGGACTAATGAAGGTTTTCCAAGGTCGGATGAATTACCAAGAGCTAGTTCTAAATTAAAGACCTTGATTAAATGAACATGTAGTATATATGTAGATTATTTGGATGCACATTTTTAAGTTAAGTGTACATTGTCTTCCTCCCTTCAGGGAACCGATAATTTAGTATTTCTCATGTATGGGAAACAAGAAGAGTACAGTATGTCATTTGGGTATTTAATTAGTTGTATGCTTTAGCATCACTAATCTTATGTAGGACATCTGTATTAAACTTCGGTTCTGGAACCGAAGTACAGGTCTGGCTAGTGAAGCACAAAGATTGTGCGTTACAGCATAGCCGGCCTGGTCAGTGTTCCGACCATGATGGCACTACACTGCATAGACCGTGAAGCGCTAAGATAGTGGAGCGCTGCAGTTCCACTAAAGCAATAAGATGGCGCTATACAGTAGAGTCAGTGGCCAAGTGATGGAAATTATTGGCCGACACAgtgaagcttcattgagggagACAAGACAAAGCCAGATGACAAATAAAACTTGCGATGTTGGCGTTGATACATATCCATGGAGTTGaattggcccaaactcaaggatgatgcaagggtGTAGAATGGGCCAAAAGTTGGCCTATACATTAGTCCAAGGTTGGCCAAAGCTTGGAAAGTGCAAACAAGCTAGTGATGCATGAGTATGCATCACTATTGTGGCAATTGACTAAGTAAAGCAAGAATAACGTATATGAGCATATGACGCATATTGGCATCAGTCGGAAAGCATATCGGCATGAATTTGGCTTAGATAAAGCGTCCTAGAAAGTTCATATCAAGGTCATACTGCATGGATGCGCAAAAATGGCGTAAAAGTGGCACATTATGACTCAAGtgttggttattggctttgcCAGCATGCCAATGATGTGAGACAAGTTGGAACGCTTATAAGGTGAGTTTATAACTTTACCAGAGTGTCCACTACCGTTTGAGATAGGTACAACATAAATTGGCACAAGTTGGAGAACATATGGCCAGTTATGCACAACTTTAGGCGGTTATGGAAAATATACACCTTGGACACTTGGCTGTCCAAGGCTTGTACAAACAGTTGCACACGGTTTTGGCCATTGTAACTACGATATAAATAGTGTGAGAG encodes:
- the LOC113349650 gene encoding acyl-CoA-binding domain-containing protein 4-like; this translates as MAMARSSSSLTYPERFHAAASYVGFNGSSSDMTSVTSKFKNDVAVLLYGLYHQATIGPCNIPKPRAWSPVELSKWTSWHGLGNMATTEAMRLFVKILEEEDPAWYSRVPEFFIEPVVDVEMNVNDINNPDMKSLTQNGDSLPEPKTITTENGMSLETQDKDVLLEGIGSVDVYDQWVAPVLSGQRPKSRYEHGAAVVQNKMYIFGGNHNGRYLNDIQVLDLRSLAWSKVEVKAGTEPLESSSPTPLAPCAGHSLVPWDNKLLSVAGHTKKPSESVTVKAFDLPSGTWSTLKTYGKAPASRGGQSVTRVGSSLVMFGGEDAKRTLLNDLHILDLESLTWDDVDAVGLPPSPRSDHVAAVHAERYLLIFGGGSHATCFSDLHVLDMQTMEWSKPTQKGELPTARAGHAGVTVGENWFIVGGGDNKSGVSETIVLNMSTLVWSVLTTVQGRVPMASEGLSMVLSSCNGEDVLVSFGGYNGRYSNEVNVLKPSRKSATQSKIAEENPMPESVATQQNGTSVMRGSEYDHEAGSEGKVREIAMDNADMEHAGSKETSEHYIAALKSEKEELEAEIAKEKLQSLQLKQELVEAETRNTDITKELQSVRGQLASEQSRCFKLEVDVAELRQKLQTMETLQKELELLQRQKAASEQAALNAKQRQSSGGVWGWLAGSPQDQKADDS